A region of Thermococcus argininiproducens DNA encodes the following proteins:
- a CDS encoding HAD family hydrolase, with protein sequence MIKGLIFDVDETLVYYEGYNGRDWFKNWGEKEIKKLGIEINFETYRKMVKGELPRSWVEKLGVNHVEFWKAIDKAKLKYRKWAAERGLIKAFPDIGTLKEFKQLGLKLAAVSNASQECTEFVLELFNIKDQFNVIFGKDYRYLDGAKPNPYLINKALKALNTLPTEALVVGDSLSDILAAQKAGVQVVQVMRFGRIEGADYYVEDLNELLQLVLRINR encoded by the coding sequence ATGATAAAAGGACTAATATTTGATGTGGACGAAACCTTGGTTTACTATGAAGGATACAATGGAAGGGATTGGTTCAAAAACTGGGGAGAGAAGGAAATAAAAAAACTTGGGATTGAGATTAATTTTGAAACTTACAGGAAGATGGTAAAAGGAGAACTTCCAAGAAGTTGGGTAGAGAAGCTTGGAGTAAATCACGTTGAATTCTGGAAAGCTATAGATAAAGCCAAGCTTAAATATAGAAAATGGGCAGCAGAAAGAGGATTAATAAAGGCCTTTCCTGATATCGGAACATTAAAAGAATTCAAACAACTTGGTTTAAAGCTTGCAGCTGTTAGCAATGCTTCTCAAGAGTGTACAGAATTTGTATTGGAGCTTTTTAATATAAAAGATCAATTCAACGTTATCTTTGGTAAAGATTACAGGTATCTTGATGGTGCTAAACCAAACCCATATCTCATAAACAAAGCTCTTAAAGCATTAAACACTCTTCCCACAGAAGCCCTTGTGGTTGGAGATTCCCTATCGGATATTCTAGCGGCACAAAAAGCAGGAGTGCAAGTTGTCCAAGTTATGAGGTTTGGCAGAATAGAAGGTGCAGATTACTATGTAGAAGACCTAAATGAACTTCTCCAATTGGTACTCCGAATTAATAGATAA
- a CDS encoding threonine/serine dehydratase: MIDVVKEVTEAEKRIRKYIRETPLEYSPFLSQKGDANVYLKLENFQVTGSFKIRGVLNKLLSLSEEEKRKKIITASSGNHGVAFAYATSELGLNGIVFLPENASPAKIKDIEHYNVELKFYGKDIVETEKFAREFAENNGMIYIPPYNDPKIIGGQGTIGIELERELKEIDAVLIPVGGGGLISGIAGYLKSLNPNIKIIGVQPENSAVMYHSIKAGKILQMVSKPTLADGTAGGIEKNSITFDLCKKYVDDFILVSEKEITTAILLMLERHHMVVEGAAALSIAGYLKDLKRFKHKNVVLIISGCRISLNILISLLKSKFPMEE, translated from the coding sequence ATGATCGATGTGGTTAAAGAGGTTACCGAAGCAGAGAAACGAATTAGAAAATACATAAGAGAGACGCCTCTAGAATATTCACCTTTTTTAAGTCAGAAAGGAGATGCTAATGTCTATTTAAAGCTAGAGAACTTTCAAGTGACTGGTTCGTTCAAAATTCGCGGTGTACTCAACAAACTGCTTTCTTTAAGTGAAGAAGAAAAGAGGAAAAAAATAATTACTGCATCCAGCGGCAATCATGGAGTTGCATTTGCTTATGCCACTAGCGAGCTTGGTCTCAATGGAATTGTTTTCCTACCCGAAAATGCCTCTCCTGCAAAAATCAAGGATATAGAGCACTACAACGTGGAACTCAAATTTTATGGAAAGGATATTGTTGAAACTGAGAAGTTTGCACGAGAATTTGCCGAGAATAATGGGATGATATACATACCTCCATATAACGATCCCAAAATTATCGGAGGACAAGGAACTATAGGAATTGAACTTGAAAGGGAGTTAAAAGAGATTGATGCAGTTCTCATACCCGTTGGGGGCGGAGGACTTATATCGGGGATAGCAGGTTACTTAAAGAGTTTAAACCCCAATATAAAGATAATCGGAGTTCAACCAGAAAATTCTGCCGTTATGTACCATTCGATAAAAGCAGGAAAGATTCTCCAAATGGTATCAAAACCAACACTGGCAGATGGGACTGCTGGAGGAATCGAGAAAAACTCAATAACCTTTGATCTTTGTAAAAAATATGTGGATGATTTCATTTTAGTAAGTGAAAAAGAAATCACAACCGCTATACTACTAATGTTAGAAAGGCATCATATGGTGGTGGAGGGCGCAGCCGCTCTCTCCATTGCAGGATACTTAAAAGATCTCAAGAGGTTCAAACACAAGAACGTCGTTCTCATTATCAGTGGATGTCGGATAAGTTTGAATATCCTTATTTCACTTTTAAAATCTAAATTTCCCATGGAAGAGTGA
- a CDS encoding aminotransferase class I/II-fold pyridoxal phosphate-dependent enzyme: MKVKPFLVERFMGEHEHNVEVNIAETCVKPFTLGEFLEFIGEEDFLEEIKNLRLTYGYVEGLPELKEGLASFYKHVSAENVFPTHGAIDANFQIFYSLVEPGDTVISIFPTYQQLYSVPESFGANVKLWHLYEEDGWRPNLDELNELVDKKTKLIVINSPNNPTGALLDEKMLREISEIAEDANAYVLNDESYRGLYINPHDYVPSIVDISDRGIATSSFSKSLSLTGLRLGWIATSNEDVARELVLHRDYTTISISILIEKLATLAVKNAKKIYERNLKILHTNFRILENWIREEPLIDWVPPKAGTVAFLKYNLDIPSEELAIKLMKEKSTFLVPGSCFGIENHLRIGYGNPTEVMKEGLKRLREFLTSLEGEVQ; this comes from the coding sequence ATGAAGGTAAAGCCCTTTCTTGTTGAACGATTTATGGGAGAGCATGAACATAATGTAGAGGTAAACATAGCTGAAACCTGTGTGAAACCCTTTACTCTTGGAGAATTCCTAGAGTTCATAGGAGAAGAAGATTTTTTAGAAGAAATTAAAAACCTAAGGCTCACTTATGGGTATGTTGAGGGACTTCCAGAATTAAAGGAAGGATTAGCAAGTTTTTATAAGCATGTAAGTGCAGAAAATGTTTTCCCAACTCATGGAGCCATAGATGCTAACTTTCAGATCTTTTACAGCTTGGTTGAACCAGGAGATACTGTCATCTCAATCTTCCCTACATATCAGCAGCTCTACAGTGTGCCCGAATCTTTTGGTGCCAATGTAAAACTCTGGCACCTTTATGAAGAGGATGGATGGAGGCCCAACCTTGACGAGCTAAATGAGTTGGTGGACAAAAAGACAAAGCTCATAGTAATAAATAGCCCTAACAATCCAACTGGAGCCCTGTTGGATGAAAAAATGCTAAGAGAAATCAGCGAAATTGCTGAGGATGCAAATGCATATGTCTTGAACGACGAATCATATAGAGGCCTTTATATAAATCCTCATGACTACGTTCCATCGATAGTTGACATTTCAGATAGGGGAATAGCAACGAGCTCTTTCTCAAAGTCTCTGTCCCTAACAGGCCTGCGCCTTGGGTGGATAGCCACTTCTAACGAAGATGTTGCTAGAGAATTAGTCCTTCATAGAGATTACACTACCATAAGCATAAGCATACTCATAGAGAAGCTCGCTACACTTGCAGTTAAAAACGCAAAGAAAATATATGAGCGCAACTTGAAAATACTTCACACAAACTTCAGGATTCTTGAGAATTGGATTCGAGAAGAGCCATTAATTGACTGGGTTCCGCCAAAAGCTGGCACCGTTGCATTTCTAAAATATAACCTCGATATTCCATCAGAAGAACTTGCCATAAAACTCATGAAAGAAAAGAGTACATTTCTCGTTCCAGGCTCATGCTTCGGCATAGAAAACCATCTTCGCATAGGATATGGAAACCCCACTGAGGTTATGAAAGAAGGATTGAAACGCTTAAGGGAATTTTTAACCTCACTCGAGGGAGAGGTTCAATGA
- the serK gene encoding L-serine kinase SerK, translating to MGVEKVPKYNIPTKKVEYVFIELDKMKPHEQLVQKELEAFIESVTGSGVFWKPMLLAKVPGEDMYLIVDGHHRWAGLQKLGAKKAPSVILDYFSDDVKVYTWYPAFKGDLEKVLERLKKEGLEIIEDSEAEEKAERGEIAFALIGKEKKFSIPGAINEQKKVSKVLDEMSVEGEIELIYYGLKEDAGEDMEKGEIDYVFIRKAPSKEEVMELVKRGEVYSPKTTRHVLPFNPDKIDVKLEELF from the coding sequence ATGGGTGTCGAAAAAGTTCCAAAATACAACATTCCAACAAAAAAAGTTGAATACGTTTTTATTGAACTTGACAAAATGAAGCCTCACGAGCAACTTGTCCAAAAAGAGCTTGAGGCGTTTATTGAAAGTGTAACTGGCTCTGGAGTTTTCTGGAAGCCTATGCTTTTGGCCAAAGTTCCAGGAGAAGATATGTATCTAATAGTAGATGGCCACCACAGATGGGCAGGTTTACAAAAACTTGGTGCCAAAAAAGCACCCTCAGTAATCCTAGATTACTTCAGTGATGATGTTAAAGTCTACACATGGTATCCTGCTTTTAAGGGAGACCTTGAGAAGGTTCTAGAAAGACTAAAGAAAGAGGGATTAGAAATCATTGAAGACTCCGAAGCTGAAGAAAAAGCAGAAAGAGGAGAAATAGCATTTGCTCTAATTGGTAAAGAAAAGAAGTTCTCCATCCCTGGAGCCATTAATGAACAGAAAAAAGTCAGTAAAGTGCTTGATGAGATGAGTGTTGAAGGAGAAATAGAACTCATATACTATGGACTTAAGGAAGATGCAGGAGAGGACATGGAGAAAGGTGAAATCGATTATGTCTTCATAAGAAAGGCTCCAAGTAAAGAAGAAGTCATGGAACTCGTAAAGAGAGGAGAAGTTTATTCTCCAAAAACTACAAGGCACGTCCTACCATTTAACCCAGATAAAATTGATGTGAAGCTTGAAGAACTCTTTTGA